The following nucleotide sequence is from Sulfurospirillum arsenophilum NBRC 109478.
AAGCGACCTGAATCTTCGACTAAATCTGTATAGAACGATTTAGCATGCGCTGGACCGACACCACTGTTCAAGCCTTTTTTCATAGCAAGAGCACGTAAGCCTGCAATGTCATCGGCTGAGCTAATATGTTTTGGACAGCGATTGCTACACTCATGACAGTGAACACAGTTCCATAGACCATTGAGTACTGCTGGTTTAACGTGAATCATTGGATCTTTACTACGAGAGTCATTTGCTACACGCCATGCTTGGGTATAAACAAACGGCTCCATGTAATCTGAGCGATCTGCGGAGAGTTTATTACACTCAGATGCACAGCAACCACAGAGAACACAATCCCATTGCTTTACAATACGATCGTACTCTTCTTGATTTTGAACACAACCCTCTTTTTCTGAGAATTTATCTTTTGCAACTAAACCTGGTTTGATTTTACGAAGATTTTCAATGGCTGGCTCCCAATCCACAGCAAGATCAGAAATAACCGTATAGTTTGCAAGTGGAGAGATACGGAAAGTATCGGCATCTTTATACGCCTCAAAAAGCTCTGTCATTTTGGTATCGCAACCAAGGTATGAGTGTCCATTCACACGAACACCACACGCACCACAAATCGCCATACGACAGGATGCTGTAAAGTTAAGTGTAATGTCTTGATGTTGTTTAATAAAAAGCAAAGTACCAAGCAAGGTCAACGCTTCTATATCCTTTTTCTCTACCGTATAGGTTTGCTGATAATTTTTTTTGCCATCAAAGCGATCAATGATAAATTTCATTAGTATTTCCTCTCTTCAATTTTAAACTGACCGACAACAACATCTTTCCAGTCTAAATGCATTTGACCTTTTTCATCCATTGTGACCATAGAGTGTTTTAAGAAGTTTGCATCATCACGTTTTAAGTAATCTTCACGGAAATGAGACCCTCGTGATTCCTTTCGAGCCGTAGCACCCATAAGTGCAGCGCGAGATGCAAGCAACAAGTTACCAAGTTCAACATACTCTGTATAAGCTGTGTTAAATACGGGGTTTGTATTGGGGATACGAATCGCGTCGTAACGTGCTTGGAATTCTGCGTGTTTGTCAGCGAGAGCGAGTAATTTAGACTCGGTTCTAAAGATACCCATGTTATACCAGTTAGCAGCACCAAGCTCTTCACGAAGGGCGTACATATCGTTCACGTTGCCTTTGCCAGAACCGGTTATCTCTTTGAAATGACTTGTCCATTTGAGTGTTAAATCATTAAGACGTTTACCCGCACCAAAACCTGCTTTAGCTGCGTATTCAGCAGCATTAATACCCGCAATTTTGCCTGTAACGGTTGCATCACACAATGAGTTACCACCAAGGCGATTTGCACCGTGGATAGAGACACATGCTGCCTCACCCGCTGCAAAAAGACCAGGAGCAGGAGTTGCCATAGTGTCTAAGCTTGTCACATGGATACCACCCATTGAGTAGTGTGCTGTTGGGCGAATCGCGATTGGTTTTTCAACCAAATCCATGTTCTCAAACAACATACCAATATGACGGATTTGTGGCAAGTTTTTCATGATTTTTTCTTTGCCTAAATGCGTTACATCCAGTAAAACATAGGCTTCCATATCGTGACCATAACCACGACCTTCACGAATCTCTGTCTCAATCGAACGTGCGACAATATCACGCGGTGCTAGTTCCATTTTATTGGGTACGTAGCGTTTCATAAAACGCTCCCCTAAGTTGTTGAGCAAGATGCCACCTTCACCACGTGCTGCTTCAGTGATGAGCGTACCACCATGGCAAACGCCCGTTGGGTGGAACTGAAGCATCTCTGGGTCTTTGAAGATTAAGCCTGCACGAAGGGCTGCCGCGGCACCATCACCTGTTGCGATGTATGGAGTTGAGGTACGATTCCAAAAAACTCGAGTGTAACCTCCCGTTGCTAAAACGACGGATTTCGCACGAACAGGAGCGATGTCTCCGGTACGAATGTTACGTAACACAACACCCTCACAATGACCGTTTTCAATGCTAAGATCAAGCATATGATGATCCATCAAAAACTTGACACCGTTTTTAAGCGCATCATCCAAACAGGTATGCGTTAAAATGTGACCTGTTTTATCTTCTGCAAAATTACAGCGAATTTTACTAGCGCCACCTGCGTAACGTTTATCAACATTACCTTTGCTATCGCGTGAAAACGGCATACCAATGTAATCAAGCTCATGAATAGCCGCACCTGCGTAAGTTGCAAACTTCATTGCGGTATCTTGATCGACTAAGAAGTCACCACCTTTAACAGTATCTTTAGCGTGAAGCTCAAAGGAGTCTCCTTCACTAAAATCAATAACACCATTAATGCCACCCTCTGCCATGGTTGTAGCACTTCTGGTTGGCATCACTTTGCTCACCACAACTACGCTTAGATTTGGGTTCTTTTTACGTGCGGCAACAGCAGCTCTAAGACCTGCAGCACCTGAACCAATAATTAATACATCACAGGTTGGCATACCTGATGAATTAGGCGTAGAGGTTGAAGATGCAGCAAATGCTTTTTCTACCCCTGTGGTACTCACTGCCAACGCACCCATGGTAATACAGGCTGACTGCAGAAACTCTCTTCTGGTAAACTGTTCACTCATAAGATTTCCTTGTAAATGATTTTATAAATTTAAAATTATATTTTCTAAATACATTTTAAATTTAATGACAGCAAAATATTAATACACTTTTATTCATAAGTCAAAGACTGTTTTATATATGTTCTCATAGGTGTTTTCCTATGGGATAAAGTTCTATAAAATATCGTATTTAAGGGGTTTATAATGAGTTTAAAGCAAATAGAGTGTGTTGTAATGGTTGCAAAATTAAAAAGCTTTACAAAGGCGGCTCAAAAGCTCAAAATTGCCCAGCCATCTTTAAGCCAGAGTATTAATATCTTAGAAAAGCAAATTGGTGTACCACTTTTTGATCGAAGTACAACGCCTATTAGTCTGACCCATGCGGGAGAGATATATCTCTCGAAAGCACATACGATTATAGAACTTTACAATGATCTAAATGTGCAAATGCGCGATGTGACAGGCTTTGAAAATGGGAAGTTAAGGCTAGGGATCACGCAAACGGGTTACCATTTTATTCACGACGCGTTATCGATATTTTATAAAAAATTCCCCAATACAGATTTGAAAATTACGCAAGTATTTTCGACGCTGAATTTAAAAAAGATGCTTCTTGATGGAGATATTGATATCGGAACACTGATTTTACCCCTTCATACGGATGAATTAAGCTATAAAGTTATTAAAGAAGATCAAGCGTGTCTGGCTTTACCGATAACTCATCCTCTTGCTCAAAAAGCAAAGAAAAAAACGAAAGGGTATCCTTTTATTGCATTAAATGAACTCAAAAATGAAAAATTTATCCTACCTAAAGATAGCCAGCGTAGCCGTGCAATTTACGATGCTATTTTTAAAAAAGCGGGCTTTGAACCCAAAGTTTTTTGTGAGACAGAGACCTTTGATATAGCCAATTCTATCGTTGCATCAGGCATTGGTGCTTGTTTTACCTTGCCTCAATTTATCAAAGAAGATAAAGAAGATAAACTCATGCTTTTTAGCATCGATGAACCACTGCTTAATCGTACCGTTGTTTTAGCGTATCGAAAAGACAAACGTTTATCAAAAATTGCGCATGAATTTTTAGCGATAGCAAAAAGCCTATAGAACGGGGAAATTTAGCTTCATAAAGCCATTTGTAAACTCATAAAATAAAGATATTTTAGGATTTCAAGAAAGTTCTAATCATGCTTAAGTTAAGATAATTTATTTTTATTCTCAATAGGGGTTTGTTATGGAAGCGCGTATTCGCAGTATCTCAATATTTTCACATTTAAACGATGAGCAACTTGAAAAACTCAAAAAAATTTCTGTCATTAAAAAGTATAAAGCCAAAGAGATTCTTTTTTATGAAGGCGATGCACCTACGTATCTTTATGTATTGCTTCAAGGAACGCTCAGAGTTTACAAAACCAACCACAAAGGACAACAGATCTTTTTGCACCAATTTTATCCGGGTGGATTGGTGGCAGAACTGGCCAATTTTGAGAACATTCCTTATCCTGCGACGGCTGAGTTTATGAGTGACAGTGAAGTGTTACGCATCGACTACAAGGCGTTAGAGCATGATTTTTTCAAGAACCCTGATATCTCTTTTGAAATTATCAAATCCCTCATTGCCAAACATAAAATTCTCATTGATGTCATTCAAAAAGAGGTTATTTTAACGGCTGATGCGAAAGTAG
It contains:
- the sdhB gene encoding 8-methylmenaquinol:fumarate reductase iron-sulfur subunit; this translates as MKFIIDRFDGKKNYQQTYTVEKKDIEALTLLGTLLFIKQHQDITLNFTASCRMAICGACGVRVNGHSYLGCDTKMTELFEAYKDADTFRISPLANYTVISDLAVDWEPAIENLRKIKPGLVAKDKFSEKEGCVQNQEEYDRIVKQWDCVLCGCCASECNKLSADRSDYMEPFVYTQAWRVANDSRSKDPMIHVKPAVLNGLWNCVHCHECSNRCPKHISSADDIAGLRALAMKKGLNSGVGPAHAKSFYTDLVEDSGRLNEIRLALRTEGVSTALRAGTAITLMRAGKMNPLEIFGGHTIEGHKDLVKMIEAAKAANKE
- the sdhA gene encoding 8-methylmenaquinol:fumarate reductase flavoprotein subunit, whose product is MSEQFTRREFLQSACITMGALAVSTTGVEKAFAASSTSTPNSSGMPTCDVLIIGSGAAGLRAAVAARKKNPNLSVVVVSKVMPTRSATTMAEGGINGVIDFSEGDSFELHAKDTVKGGDFLVDQDTAMKFATYAGAAIHELDYIGMPFSRDSKGNVDKRYAGGASKIRCNFAEDKTGHILTHTCLDDALKNGVKFLMDHHMLDLSIENGHCEGVVLRNIRTGDIAPVRAKSVVLATGGYTRVFWNRTSTPYIATGDGAAAALRAGLIFKDPEMLQFHPTGVCHGGTLITEAARGEGGILLNNLGERFMKRYVPNKMELAPRDIVARSIETEIREGRGYGHDMEAYVLLDVTHLGKEKIMKNLPQIRHIGMLFENMDLVEKPIAIRPTAHYSMGGIHVTSLDTMATPAPGLFAAGEAACVSIHGANRLGGNSLCDATVTGKIAGINAAEYAAKAGFGAGKRLNDLTLKWTSHFKEITGSGKGNVNDMYALREELGAANWYNMGIFRTESKLLALADKHAEFQARYDAIRIPNTNPVFNTAYTEYVELGNLLLASRAALMGATARKESRGSHFREDYLKRDDANFLKHSMVTMDEKGQMHLDWKDVVVGQFKIEERKY
- a CDS encoding LysR family transcriptional regulator: MSLKQIECVVMVAKLKSFTKAAQKLKIAQPSLSQSINILEKQIGVPLFDRSTTPISLTHAGEIYLSKAHTIIELYNDLNVQMRDVTGFENGKLRLGITQTGYHFIHDALSIFYKKFPNTDLKITQVFSTLNLKKMLLDGDIDIGTLILPLHTDELSYKVIKEDQACLALPITHPLAQKAKKKTKGYPFIALNELKNEKFILPKDSQRSRAIYDAIFKKAGFEPKVFCETETFDIANSIVASGIGACFTLPQFIKEDKEDKLMLFSIDEPLLNRTVVLAYRKDKRLSKIAHEFLAIAKSL
- a CDS encoding Crp/Fnr family transcriptional regulator — its product is MEARIRSISIFSHLNDEQLEKLKKISVIKKYKAKEILFYEGDAPTYLYVLLQGTLRVYKTNHKGQQIFLHQFYPGGLVAELANFENIPYPATAEFMSDSEVLRIDYKALEHDFFKNPDISFEIIKSLIAKHKILIDVIQKEVILTADAKVAKFILENGELFKTLKNTQVASILNLTPETLSRTLSKFKSSNMIELDEKHHIQVINRQKLEEVL